Proteins encoded by one window of Nicotiana tabacum cultivar K326 chromosome 10, ASM71507v2, whole genome shotgun sequence:
- the LOC107782449 gene encoding putative beta-1,3-galactosyltransferase 14, which produces MPSSPKSFNAWPSSSPLNSRRSTVLILCSLIGLAGFVFGFIAISRQGLGHKCKYAEPRSVSVVWDKSSSKATGLLDEGQKRHKVMGFVGIQTGFGSTGRRRSLRQTWFPSDHQGLQRLEEATGLAFRFIIGRTSDKSKMAELKKEIAEYDDFLLLDIEEEYSKLPYKTIAFFKAAYVLYDSEFYVKADDDIYLRPDRLSLLLVKERSHSQTYLGCMKKGPVFTDPKLKWYEPLGYMLGKEYFLHAYGPIYALSADVVMSLVALRNNSFRMFSNEDVTIGSWMLAMNVNHEDNRQLCEPECTPSSIAVWDIPKCSGLCNPEKKMLELHAKDMCSKSPTLPSDEDD; this is translated from the exons ATGCCTTCATCTCCTAAATCATTCAATGCTTGGCCATCTTCCTCTCCCCTTAACTCCCGTAGATCGACGGTTCTGATTCTTTGTTCTCTTATCGGTCTAGCTGGGTTTGTATTCGGTTTCATTGCAATTTCGAGGCAAGGTTTGGGGCACAAATGTAAATATGCTGAACCTCGATCTGTTTCTGTTGTGTGGGATAAAAGTTCCAGTAAAGCTACGGGCCTTTTAGATGAAGGGCAAAAGAGGCATAAAGTTATGGGCTTTGTTGGGATCCAAACCGGGTTCGGATCCACTGGCCGTCGCCGGTCTTTGCGGCAGACTTGGTTTCCCTCTGATCATCAAGGCCTTCAAAG GTTAGAAGAAGCCACGGGCTTGGCTTTTAGATTTATAATTGGTAGAACAAGTGATAAATCCAAAATGGCAGAGCTTAAGAAAGAGATAGCGGAATATGATGATTTTTTACTATTAGACATTGAAGAGGAGTACAGTAAGCTCCCATACAAAAC CATAGCTTTTTTCAAAGCTGCCTATGTGCTTTATGATTCTGAGTTTTATGTTAAAGCTGATGACGACATATATTTGCGGCCAG ATCGCCTTTCACTGCTCTTGGTCAAAGAGCGGTCTCACTCACAAACATACCTTGGATGCATGAAAAAGGGTCCAGTTTTCACTGACCCCAAGCTCAAATG GTATGAACCACTTGGATATATGCTTGGAAAGGAGTATTTTCTCCATGCCTATGGTCCTATTTATGCTCTTTCTGCTGATGTTGTTATGAGTTTGGTTGCTCTCAGGAATAACAG TTTCCGAATGTTTAGCAATGAGGATGTTACTATTGGTTCCTGGATGCTTGCGATGAATGTCAATCATGAGGATAATCGGCAACTATGTGAACCAGAGTGTACCCCTTCATCCATTGCTGTGTGGGATATTCCCAAGTGTTCAG GTCTATGTAATCCTGAGAAGAAAATGTTGGAACTTCATGCAAAAGACATGTGCTCAAAGAGTCCCACTCTGCCATCAGATGAGGATGATTAG